The following are encoded together in the Salvia hispanica cultivar TCC Black 2014 chromosome 6, UniMelb_Shisp_WGS_1.0, whole genome shotgun sequence genome:
- the LOC125193189 gene encoding triphosphate tunnel metalloenzyme 3 isoform X2: MEVEVKLRLPNKSAHQKLLASLSPFHAATHHQHNTFYDGSAAELSSRRAVLRLRFHEEPDRPKCFVTLKANAVLANGVSRVEEDEEEVDYSVGKACSENPQKLKDADSRVLRRVKEEFGIESYVSLGGFKNVRNVFEWKGVELEIDEVSYEFGDMYEIECESVEPEKVKGMITEFLKENGIEYSDSVKSKFAIFRAGKLPA, encoded by the exons ATGGAGGTCGAAGTGAAGCTCCGATTGCCCAACAAATCCGCCCACCAGAAGCTCCTCGCATCCCTCTCCCCGTTCCACGCCGCCACCCACCACCAGCACAACACCTTCTACGACGGATCCGCCGCCGAGCTGAGCTCCCGGAGAGCCGTCCTCCGCCTCCGCTTCCACGAGGAGCCCGACCGCCCCAAATGCTTCGTCACGCTCAAGGCCAACGCCGTGCTCGCCAACGGCGTCAGCCGCGTGgaggaggacgaggaggaggtGGACTACTCGGTCGGGAAGGCGTGCTCGGAGAATCCCCAGAAGCTGAAGGATGCCGATTCTAGGGTTTTGCGGAGGGTGAAGGAGGAGTTTGGGATTGAGAGCTATGTGAGTTTGGGGGGATTTAAGAATGTGAGGAATGTGTTTGAGTGGAAAGGGGTGGAGCTGGAGATTGATGAAGTTAGCTACGAATTTGGGGATATGTATGAGATTGAGTGTGAGAGTGTGGAGCCTGAGAAAGTTAAGGGGATGATCACGGAGTTCTTGAAGGAAAATGGAATTGAATACTCGGATTCGGTTAAGTCTAAGTTTGCTATTTTTCGTGCGGGAAAGCTACCGGCTTA G
- the LOC125193189 gene encoding triphosphate tunnel metalloenzyme 3 isoform X1 — protein sequence MEVEVKLRLPNKSAHQKLLASLSPFHAATHHQHNTFYDGSAAELSSRRAVLRLRFHEEPDRPKCFVTLKANAVLANGVSRVEEDEEEVDYSVGKACSENPQKLKDADSRVLRRVKEEFGIESYVSLGGFKNVRNVFEWKGVELEIDEVSYEFGDMYEIECESVEPEKVKGMITEFLKENGIEYSDSVKSKFAIFRAGKLPAYLIMSHI from the exons ATGGAGGTCGAAGTGAAGCTCCGATTGCCCAACAAATCCGCCCACCAGAAGCTCCTCGCATCCCTCTCCCCGTTCCACGCCGCCACCCACCACCAGCACAACACCTTCTACGACGGATCCGCCGCCGAGCTGAGCTCCCGGAGAGCCGTCCTCCGCCTCCGCTTCCACGAGGAGCCCGACCGCCCCAAATGCTTCGTCACGCTCAAGGCCAACGCCGTGCTCGCCAACGGCGTCAGCCGCGTGgaggaggacgaggaggaggtGGACTACTCGGTCGGGAAGGCGTGCTCGGAGAATCCCCAGAAGCTGAAGGATGCCGATTCTAGGGTTTTGCGGAGGGTGAAGGAGGAGTTTGGGATTGAGAGCTATGTGAGTTTGGGGGGATTTAAGAATGTGAGGAATGTGTTTGAGTGGAAAGGGGTGGAGCTGGAGATTGATGAAGTTAGCTACGAATTTGGGGATATGTATGAGATTGAGTGTGAGAGTGTGGAGCCTGAGAAAGTTAAGGGGATGATCACGGAGTTCTTGAAGGAAAATGGAATTGAATACTCGGATTCGGTTAAGTCTAAGTTTGCTATTTTTCGTGCGGGAAAGCTACCGGCTTA CCTAataatgtctcatatttga
- the LOC125191885 gene encoding phosphopantothenoylcysteine decarboxylase subunit VHS3-like, translated as MEGAKLSSDVKLVEAAVVNTLLAAQTCLLMLTSSLLNDKLPAWIGNRFPMEELHRVNKPGLENKDGSDTEDDDEDEDEDNAEPDDDAGDEDFSGGEEGGDDDDEGDPEEDAEANGDGGSDDDDDDDGDDDDEDGDDDEDEEEDEDEEDQPPAKKRK; from the exons ATGGAGGGGGCAAAGCTGAGCTCTGATGTGAAGCTTGTTGAGGCTGCTGTGGTTAATACTCTTTTGGCTGCTCAAACTTGCCTTCTCATGCTG ACTAGCTCGTTGCTGAATGACAAACTACCCGCTTGGATAGGAAATCG GTTTCCGATGGAGGAGCTTCATAGAGTGAACAAGCCAGGACTTGAAAACAAAGATGGAAGTGATACCGAGGATGATGACGAGGATGAAGATGAGGACAATGCCGAGCCTGATGATGATGCTGGTGATGAAGACTTTTCAGGCGGCGAAGAAGGcggagatgatgatgatgaaggcGATCCTGAAGAGGACGCCGAGGCTAATGGTGACGGAGGAAGtgacgacgacgacgatgaTGATGGGGATGACGACGATGAGGACGGGGACGATGATGAGGACGAGGAGGAagacgaggacgaggaggatcAACCACCTGCTAAGAAGAGGAAGTGA